The Candidatus Tanganyikabacteria bacterium genome has a window encoding:
- a CDS encoding aromatic ring-hydroxylating dioxygenase subunit alpha yields the protein MDGTLRDHWYAACTTRQLGRKRPRAIRIMGESLVVWRDAAGEPIVFLDRCLHRNAQLSEGDLFDGCIGCPYHGWTYDRDGYCVNVPSEGPARRSPGADRRIRRFPATERDGLVWVYMGAPSATSQPPPMPYYRTQGWRAYYMTTHFRNNVTNLAENFMDVPHTVFVHRRWFRNRRKVEGEAIVKRTATSVELTYLHRDDIGFADWALNPDRLPMIHTDKFFMPNVTRVDYQWGDSRNFVISSQITPVADLESMVYTCIAFRFGALTPLLEPFFRWYTRQVIEQDVRIMDNQSRNLRRYPAEFRGTAADIVHEYIESLREHAELGEDSPPPAPEERRVSFWI from the coding sequence ATGGACGGGACGCTCCGCGACCACTGGTATGCCGCTTGTACGACCCGGCAGTTGGGCCGGAAGCGACCGCGGGCCATTCGCATCATGGGCGAGAGCCTGGTCGTGTGGCGTGACGCCGCGGGCGAGCCCATCGTCTTCCTCGACCGCTGCCTGCATCGCAACGCCCAGCTTTCCGAGGGAGACCTGTTCGACGGCTGCATCGGCTGCCCGTACCACGGCTGGACCTACGACCGCGACGGCTACTGCGTCAACGTCCCCTCGGAGGGCCCGGCGCGCCGGTCCCCCGGCGCCGACCGCCGGATCCGGCGTTTCCCAGCTACCGAACGCGACGGACTGGTCTGGGTCTACATGGGCGCTCCCTCGGCCACCTCCCAGCCGCCGCCAATGCCCTACTACCGGACCCAGGGTTGGCGGGCCTATTACATGACGACCCACTTTCGCAACAACGTCACAAACCTGGCCGAGAACTTCATGGACGTGCCGCACACGGTCTTCGTGCACCGCAGATGGTTCCGAAACCGCCGCAAGGTGGAAGGCGAGGCCATCGTCAAGCGCACCGCCACGTCGGTGGAATTGACCTACCTGCACCGGGACGATATCGGCTTCGCCGACTGGGCCCTCAACCCCGACCGCCTGCCCATGATCCACACCGACAAGTTCTTCATGCCGAACGTGACCCGGGTCGACTACCAGTGGGGCGATTCCCGAAACTTCGTCATCTCGAGCCAGATCACGCCCGTAGCGGACCTGGAGTCGATGGTCTACACCTGCATCGCCTTTCGTTTCGGGGCGCTCACCCCCCTGCTCGAACCCTTCTTCCGGTGGTACACCCGCCAGGTCATCGAGCAGGACGTGCGCATCATGGACAACCAGAGCCGCAACCTGCGCCGTTATCCCGCCGAGTTCCGCGGTACGGCCGCCGACATCGTCCACGAGTATATCGAATCCCTGCGCGAGCATGCCGAACTAGGCGAAGACTCCCCACCCCCGGCGCCTGAAGAGCGCCGGGTCAGCTTCTGGATCTGA
- a CDS encoding N-6 DNA methylase translates to MRELPRPPAAVTRAALQGAAYEAGLPPARRKREGVWYTPADLAWTLADRALELLPARRGDLVRACDPACGAGIFLVALRECALRRGVRIALSGADSDPAALAVAASVCPEARLYGGDSLLDLDLGEFDLVLTNPPYVRADAGERRARLRESGRFESLGDKWDLALAFVERGLQLCRPGGLAGYLLANAYERTEYARRQHSWLARKHAVRDVLRFPGLRAFAAGVGSVALFVEREGEGPGVALGAAGLSGPPAGMRLGDLCQISYGLRANSDERRWPGEFRTADVVAAEKDATHPRAYTEGKDLGGLRVMRTRYLEWGTERAPARFARRSNDAFLAAAPKILALCISGRRVRASLDTAGHAFNHTVVGMLPRSDCPFDIRYLLAVLHARRTAEFLDAIRRSDKHVYPDDWREVRVPACNPDLGGRVVAAVEEARALPYPSRAFDSAFAAVRDLADGAFGAAGR, encoded by the coding sequence ATGCGGGAACTGCCCCGGCCGCCGGCCGCCGTCACCCGGGCCGCCTTGCAAGGCGCCGCCTACGAGGCCGGCTTGCCGCCCGCCCGCCGGAAGCGAGAAGGCGTCTGGTACACTCCGGCCGACCTGGCGTGGACCCTCGCGGACCGGGCCCTGGAGCTCCTGCCAGCCCGCCGCGGCGACCTCGTGCGTGCCTGCGATCCGGCCTGCGGCGCGGGCATCTTCCTGGTCGCCCTGCGCGAGTGCGCGCTGCGTCGCGGCGTCCGGATCGCGCTCTCCGGGGCAGACAGCGACCCGGCCGCCCTGGCCGTTGCCGCCAGCGTCTGCCCGGAGGCCCGACTGTACGGCGGAGACTCCCTGCTGGACCTCGACCTCGGGGAGTTCGACCTGGTCCTCACGAATCCGCCGTATGTCCGGGCCGACGCCGGAGAGCGGCGGGCGCGCCTGCGGGAGTCGGGCCGTTTCGAGAGCCTGGGCGACAAGTGGGATCTCGCCCTCGCGTTCGTGGAGCGGGGGCTGCAACTGTGCCGCCCGGGCGGCTTGGCCGGCTATCTGCTGGCGAACGCGTACGAGCGAACCGAGTATGCCCGCAGGCAGCATTCCTGGCTGGCCCGGAAGCATGCGGTCCGAGACGTCCTCCGCTTCCCGGGATTGCGGGCCTTCGCCGCCGGAGTCGGCAGCGTGGCGCTGTTCGTCGAACGGGAAGGCGAAGGCCCGGGAGTCGCCCTGGGGGCCGCCGGGCTCTCGGGCCCGCCGGCGGGCATGCGCCTGGGCGATCTGTGCCAAATCAGCTACGGGCTGCGGGCAAACAGCGACGAGCGTCGCTGGCCCGGGGAGTTCCGCACCGCCGACGTCGTGGCCGCCGAGAAAGACGCGACGCATCCACGCGCGTACACGGAAGGCAAGGACCTCGGCGGGTTGCGCGTCATGCGCACGCGCTACCTGGAATGGGGCACCGAGCGAGCTCCGGCCCGGTTCGCCCGCCGGTCTAACGACGCGTTCCTCGCGGCGGCGCCCAAGATCCTTGCGCTCTGCATCAGCGGGCGCCGGGTGCGGGCGTCGCTGGATACCGCAGGCCACGCGTTCAATCACACCGTCGTCGGCATGTTGCCCCGCTCCGACTGCCCGTTCGACATCCGCTACCTGCTCGCCGTCCTGCACGCGCGCCGCACCGCAGAGTTCCTGGACGCCATCCGGCGCAGCGACAAGCACGTCTATCCCGACGACTGGCGGGAGGTGCGCGTCCCGGCTTGCAATCCCGATCTGGGCGGCCGCGTCGTGGCGGCGGTCGAGGAGGCGCGCGCGCTCCCCTACCCCTCCCGGGCTTTCGATTCCGCTTTCGCGGCGGTCCGGGACCTGGCGGACGGAGCCTTCGGGGCGGCCGGCCGGTAG
- a CDS encoding cation:proton antiporter, whose protein sequence is MPTIPADQRASILCAILAMLVASRVLGWAFRKAGQPRVVGEILGGVVLGPTLLGEIWPGGYMYLFHFSDATESALAFVAWLGLTFLMFSSGMETQDLVARPLWRRVALITLFGTAVPLVAGYSLGSTLDLSKFYGTAGTPQTFGIFLGMAIAITAIPVLSRILMDLGLLGSGFGRLVMAVALIEDLVLWAGLAILLDLGASDGRTPLQIAAGVLTTFGFFGVCYLWGHKALGALRRLPGLRSASEGTVAIACLIAVMLIGYAVGVRMIFGAFLAGRIVSATFPDRHWNGMGVSAIVAIFFASVGVRLDLQHGFDPWLLGALLAIAVAIKTAATFLGARLGGVGSMPGLHLAVVLNARGALGIVLATIGYEADLINGEAFTTLVLLAVVSSLLAGAWLHAVKRRHPEQLLVDGAWIARADPGPVPVSSSP, encoded by the coding sequence ATGCCCACCATTCCCGCCGATCAGCGCGCGAGCATTCTATGCGCGATCCTGGCGATGCTCGTCGCCTCCCGGGTGCTCGGCTGGGCTTTCCGGAAAGCCGGGCAGCCCAGGGTGGTGGGCGAAATCCTCGGTGGCGTGGTGCTCGGCCCGACCCTGCTCGGGGAGATCTGGCCGGGCGGCTACATGTATCTCTTCCACTTCTCGGACGCGACCGAATCCGCCCTTGCGTTCGTCGCATGGCTGGGCCTGACGTTCCTGATGTTCAGCTCCGGCATGGAGACGCAGGACCTGGTGGCCCGACCGCTCTGGCGGCGGGTGGCGCTGATCACGCTTTTCGGCACCGCCGTGCCGCTCGTGGCCGGCTATTCGCTCGGCAGCACGCTCGACCTGTCGAAATTCTACGGGACGGCGGGTACCCCGCAGACCTTCGGGATCTTTCTGGGCATGGCGATCGCCATCACGGCGATCCCGGTCCTGTCGCGGATCTTGATGGACCTGGGCCTGCTGGGATCGGGTTTCGGACGCCTGGTCATGGCCGTCGCCCTGATCGAAGATCTCGTGCTCTGGGCCGGCCTCGCGATCTTGCTGGATCTGGGGGCATCGGACGGCAGGACGCCGCTCCAGATCGCGGCAGGCGTGCTGACCACCTTCGGGTTCTTCGGCGTCTGCTACCTCTGGGGCCACAAGGCGCTGGGAGCGCTGCGGCGCCTGCCGGGACTGCGTTCCGCCTCCGAGGGCACCGTGGCGATCGCTTGCCTGATCGCGGTGATGCTCATCGGCTATGCGGTGGGCGTGCGGATGATCTTCGGGGCCTTCCTGGCCGGCCGCATCGTGAGCGCCACCTTCCCCGACCGGCACTGGAACGGCATGGGCGTGTCGGCCATCGTGGCGATCTTCTTCGCATCGGTGGGCGTACGGCTCGATCTCCAGCATGGTTTCGACCCGTGGCTGCTCGGGGCCCTCCTCGCCATCGCGGTCGCCATCAAGACGGCCGCCACCTTCCTGGGTGCGCGCCTGGGCGGAGTCGGCAGCATGCCCGGCCTCCACCTGGCCGTCGTACTCAACGCCCGGGGCGCCCTGGGCATCGTACTCGCGACCATCGGCTACGAGGCCGACCTGATCAACGGCGAGGCATTCACGACCTTGGTGCTCCTGGCCGTGGTATCCTCGCTCCTTGCCGGCGCCTGGCTCCACGCCGTGAAGCGGCGGCATCCCGAACAACTGCTAGTCGACGGTGCATGGATAGCCCGCGCCGATCCGGGCCCGGTCCCGGTCTCCTCCTCGCCCTAG